AGACTGCGACTTTCATGAGAGCCCTCCTACTGTTCGTCCTGCGGAAGCGCCGCATCGATCGCGTCGACGGCGCGCGCGAACAGATCGCGGCTGGCGGCCAGGTGCCCACGCCAGTGCTGGAGCACTGCGACGCCGTCCGCGGTGATCGTGTACCGGCGACGCTGGGGACCCGCCTCGGTGTCCTCCCATTCCGAGGTCACGAGCCCTTCGGCCTCCAGCCGTCGCAGCGTCCGGTACAGCCCTCCGAGGTCGACGGCGAGCGTCCCGCCCGTCATCTCTTCGATGACCTGCGCAAGCTCGTAGCCGTGCCGCGACGATGAGGCGAGCCCCGCGAGCACCAGCGGCTCGACGAGCGCCCAGCGCCCGCGCCCGACCTGGCGCTGCGTCCCATCAGCGGCCTCGCAGCACCTACGACCCAGCGGGAATCCGTTCGGCACCTGCACGCCTCCTTGCTTTCGTCATGTATATGACTACATCACATAGATGCGCGCGTCAAGACCTTGATGCGATCCTGCGCAGACCCGTCAGCGAGCGAGCGGGGCGCCGCGTCGTCGCGCGCGAGAGAGGACGGCGCCCGGGTGCGCCTCGCGCGCTTACGCTGGCGACACCGGCGGGACGGTCGGCGGCATCTCGACGATCGGCCGGGCGTCCTCAGGCTGCTCCGGCTTCTCCTCGCGCTCTCGCTCCCTGCGCCGCCGCTTGCGGTCCTCGGACTCGGCCTTCGCCTGACGCTCGGCCTCCTGCTTGAGGTACTCCTCCCACGTGCCATCGAGCAGCGCCTTGAGCTCGTCTTTGTCCACGGTCTCGCGCTCGATGAGCACCGAGGCGATCTGGTCGAGCTGTGCACGCCGCTCGGTAAGGATGGTGCGCGCGCGGTCGAACGCCTCGTCGATGAGGCGCCGCACCTCCTTGTCGATCTCGTAGGCGATCTCCTGGCTGTAGTTGGGCGTCGCGGAGAAGTCGCGGCCCAGGAACACCTCGTGCTGGTCTTCTCCGAGCGTCATCGGCCCGAGCCGGTCGGACATGCCGTAGCGCGTGACCATCTGCCGCGCGAGCTTGGTGGCCCGCTCCAGGTCGTTGCTCGCGCCTGTGGTGACGTCGCCGATGGCGATCTCCTCGGCAACGCGGCCGCCGAGCAGCATGGCGAGCTCGTCGAGCATCTCGCCTTTCGTGCTCAAGAACTTGTCCTCGGTCGGCAGCGCGAGCGTGTACCCGAGCGCGCGGCCCCGCGAGATGATGCTGATCTTGTGGATGGGGTCGGTGTTCGGCAGCACGTGGCCGACGAGCGCGTGGCCCGTCTCGTGGTACGCGATGATGCGCTTCTCCTTCTCGGAGATGAGCCGGCTCTTCTTTTCAGGACCTGCGATGACGCGCTCGATGGCCTCCTCGAGCTCCTCCATCTCGATGCGCTTCTTGCCGTGCCGTGCCGCGAGCAGCGCCGCTTCGTTCACCATGTTCGCCAGGTCTGCGCCCGTGAAGCCGGGCGTCCGGCGAGCGAGCACCTCCAGGTCGATGTCGTCGGCCATCGGCTTGCCGCGCGTGTGGATCTTCAAGATCTCCACGCGGCCTTTAAGGTCCGGCCGGTCCACCACGATCTGCCGGTCGAACCGCCCGGGACGGAGCAGCGCTGCGTCGAGCACGTCCGGACGGTTCGTCGCGGCCATGATGATGACGTTGTCCTTGATGTCGAACCCGTCCATCTCCACGAGCAGCTGGTTCAACGTCTGCTCGCGCTCATCGTGGCCCCCGCCGAGACCGGCGCCGCGCATGCGGCCTACCGCGTCCAGCTCGTCGATGAACACGATGCACGGAGCCGCGGCTTTCGCCTGCTCGAACAGGTCGCGCACGCGGCTCGCGCCGACGCCGACGAACATCTCCACGAAGTCAGAGCCCGAGATCGAGAAGAACGGCACGCCCGCCTCGCCTGCGACTGCGCGCGCGAGGAGCGTCTTGCCGGTGCCCGGAGGCCCGACCAGGAGCACGCCTTTCGGGATCTTCGCGCCGAGCGCCTGGAACTTGCCGGGGTTGCTCAAGTACTCCTTGATCTCTTGCAGCTCCTCGACAGCCTCGTCCACGCCCGCAACGTCTTTGAAGGTGATGCGCGGCATGTCGCGCGTCATACGCTTGGCGCGCGCCTTGCCGAACGACATGACCTTGGAGTTGCCCCCCTGCATCTGGTTCAGGAAGAAGAACATGACGCCCACGATGAGGATCGCGGGAATGAGCTGCGAGAGCAGCGCCACCCACCACTGCGAGTCCGAGGTGTTCGCACGGTAGCCCTCGAGCGGCGGGTTCTCGGCGATGAGCTGGGCGAACCAATCGTCTCCCAAGTAGGTGGTGTTGTACTGGTGGGCCTGCTTCTTCGCCTTGTCCGCGGCCGTCGGGTAGTACTCGCCTCGCACCCGCTGCTCGCGGACGATGACCTCTGCGTTCACGACGCGACCGTCTTTGAGCGCCGTGACGAACGCCGACGTCGGCAGGTCGTCCACACGGCCCTGCGTCTCGAAGCTGTTGGCGACGAACAAGAGCGCCACTGCGATGAGCAGCAGGTACAGCAGCGCCGTTCTCAGGTTCCGGTTCAATGCACGCTCCTTGTCACGAGGTCTGCGTGTAGACCTCCGGTTTCAGCACGCCGATGTACGGCAGGTTCCGGTACTTCTCCGCATAATCCAGTCCATACCCCACGACGAACTCGTCCGGCACGGAGAAGCCCACGTACTTGCACTCGATCGGCACCCGCTGCTTGCCTTCTTTGGAAAGCAGCGTCACGACCTCCAGGCTCTTGGGCTTGCGCGACGCGAGGTTGCGGAGCAGGTACTTGAGCGTGAGACCGGTGTCGAGGATGTCCTCGACCACGAGCACGTCGCGGCCGGCGATCACCTCGTCGAGGTCCTTGATGATGCGCACCACGCCCGACGACTTCGTGGACGAGCCGTACGACGACACGGCCATGAAGTCGATCTCGACAGGACCGTCGATCGCCCGGGCGAGGTCCGCCACGAACAGCGCAGCGCCCCTGAGCACGGCGACGAGCAGGAGCGAGGAGCCCTCGTAGTCGTGGGCGATCTGCGCTCCGAGCTCGCGGACGCGACGCTGGATCTGCTCCTCGGTAAGCACGATGTGGTCGATGTCGGGGTGCATCTGCATCCTCGCTGTCCCTTTCTTCTGCCCTATCGTCGCCTCACGGCCGTTCCCACTCGAGCACCACCGCACGCTGCGTCGCGGCGGTCACTTTGAACCTGTCGCTCGTCACGAGCCCCGCCACCCACACGACCTCGTCACCGCATCGCACCACCGGCGTCACCGGGCGAAGCCGCCTCGGCACTTTCGCGTCGACGAAGACGTCGTGCAGCTTCTTGGTGCCCGCCATGCCGAGCGGCCGGATGCGATCGCCCGGGCGAGGCGCGTCGACCACGAGCGGCACCTCGATACGGTCGGCGTCTACGACGGCCGCATCGCGCGTCGCGGGCATCTCGCCAGGCTCCGCGTGCCGCGCCACGAGGACGCCGGCCGCGCCCAGATCGGCACGTCCGGGGACTTCGAGCAGACAAGGTTCGATCGGAGCGGGCGCGTGCCCGCGCCGGGAAACTGCTAGTGTAGCGTACTCCGTCTCGGCTCGCAGGCCGAAGGGAAGATCGCGCGCAAAACTTTCACACGAGAGCCCCTCGATGAGCGCCTCGACGTGCTCTGCCTCGAGCCTGCCGGCGTCCGGGAACGCGACCGTGAGCGCCGCGCGGACGGTGCGGCGCGCCATCGCGCGCGAGAGCGTCGCCATGCGGGCCTTGTCGAACTCCACCCGCTCGGGCGCCACGGTCGCGAAGTCGCGGGCGAAGGCCTCGGCCATCTCGGCGAGCAGGTCGTCTTCGTCAGCAAGGATCCGAAGCGTGCGCTCCGTCGTCTGCGCGAAAGACGGGAACCGCGACTCGATCACCGGCAGGAGCTCTGCACGCACCCACGCCCGCGTCCGAGCTGTGTCGGCGTTCGTGGCGTCTTCCCGCCACTCAGCGCCCTGCGCCGCGAGCCACTCCCGCACCTCGCTCCGGCGCACGCCCAGAAGCGGCCTGACGACCCGCCCGCGTACCGGCCGGATCCCTCTCAGCCCGCTCGCGCCAGCGCCGGTGAGCAACCGCATGAGGAAGGTCTCCACGTGATCGTCGAGCGTGTGCGCGACCGCGATGCGCGCCCGAGATCGTGGCGCGCCGAGCTCATCGGTGAGCGCGTCTGCCTCCTGCTCGGCGAACCGGTAGCGGACGCGCCGCCCGGCGTCTTCAAGGTTGAGCCCCTCCTGCTCGGCGAAGTCCGCCACGTCGTAGCGCACCACGCGGCACGGCACCGAGAGCTCGGCAGCGAGCGCCTCGACGAACGCGGCGTCGGCGAGAGAGTCGGCGCCGCGCAGCATGTGGTCGACGTGCAGCACGCGGATCCGGCCTTGAAGGTCGCCGAACGCGCCCGAGACGAGCAGACGGAGCAGCGCGACTGAGTCCGCACCGCCGGAAACGAGCGCCACCACCGCGGCGCCCTCGGGGAACATGCCGTGCTCGAGCGCGGTCGCGCGTGCGATGTCAGCCACGTCGGTCATGTGAGAAGCGTACGCGCGAGCGCACGCGCGCGCTAGAGCGAAGGCGTCGCCGTGTCCGCGCGCCCGTGCTCGCGAAGGAGCTCGACGACCCAGCGCGCGGTCGTCCCCACGAGCTCGGCGCAGTGCGCCCAGCGCGCAGGGGCGTCCATGCCGCCGTGGCGTTCTGCGACCTCGTGGCAGGTCTCAGCCCGCTCGCGCTCGACCCATCGCCGCCGAAGCTCCGCTGCCGCCTCGTAGCTCGGCTCCCAGGCGTCGGCGGGCCCTGAACGGCCGAGCACGATCCCTGATGCCATCACCGCGCCAGCAAGGGCCCCGCAGATGCACCGCGAGCCCCCGAGCCCCTCGCAGAACCCAGACGCCATGCGGTGCACGCCCTCAGGCATCGGCGAGCCGAGCGCTTCGTTGACGGCCTTCACGACGGACTCCCCGCACCACAGCCCGTTCTGGTAGTAGGAAGCGGCAGCGATCTCGGCCCGGCTGGCAGGATCGGCGTCCCACCAGCCGCCGAGCACGCGCGCGGGCGCGGGGCGGATCGGCGTCGTCGGTGCTTCCATCGTGCGGCTCGCTTCCGGTGGAGCATAGACAGCGGCTATTGACACGATTAGAGTATCTCATACCACGTCCAGCGCAACCGTGTCCAGTGGGACGGGTACAGAATCCCCAGCCAGGAGAAAGGAGCGCCTCGTGAGATCACGGTCATTGATCGCACTGCTCGCGATCGCCGTCGTCGCAACCGTCACCGTCGGCGGGTGCGCGACGAAGCAAAACAGCGCAGGAGGCGGAGGCGAGACGAAGCAGGGCCCCACGGTTCGCGTCGCGTCGCTGCTGGATTCAGAAGGCGTCGTCTTGGGCTCGATGGTCATCCAGATGCTCGAGGCGAACGGCATCCCCACGGAAGACAAGACGAAGTTCGGTACGCCTGACGTGGTCCGCAAGGCCATCCTCGCCGGCGATGTGGACGCGACCATCGACTACACCGGCTCGGGGCAGTACTACGTCGGACCCGAAGGCGATCCGTTGTGGAACGACCCAGAGAAGGGCTACCAGACCATCAAGGAGAAGGACCTCGCCAACGGGCTCGTATGGCTCACGCCTGCTCCGGCGAACAACAGCGAGTACTTCGGGGTGAAGAAGGAGTTCGCCGAGGCGAACGGCCTGAAGTCCATGGAGGACTTCGCCCGCTACGTCAACGGCAGCGGTGCCGTCAAGCTCATCGGCGACCAGTCCTGGATGGACAACCCGGCCGGGCTGAAAGCGTACGAGGCCGCGTACGGATTCACGCTGCGCGACGATCAGAAGATCGGGCTTTCGAACGGCGTGACCGCCCAGTTCATCCAGGCGCTCGTGAACGGCACCGACGGGGTGAACGTCGCCGAGGTGTACGCCACGGACGGCGGGCTGGCCGAGCAGGGCATCGTAGTCCTCGCAGACACGAAGAACGTGCCGCCCGTCTATCGCCCCACGCCCGTGTTCCGCAAGGAGATCATCGAGGCGTATCCTGAGATCGAGGGGATCTTGAAGCCGGTGTTCGAGTCGCTCACGACCGAGACGCTGCAAGAGCTGAACCGTCAGGTCGCGTTCGGCGGCAAGTCGGGCAAGGACGTGGCGCGCGAGTATCTGGTCTCAAAGGGATTCTTGAAGCAGTAGCGACGTCGGAAGAGCACGGTGGACGGCCCTGACCTTTCGCTTCACGCTCGGGCCAGGGCCGTCGCGGTGTCGGGCGCAGCGCTCGGCATCGCGGCGGCCCTCGGCCCGTTCGGCCTCGTCTTGCGCGTGAACCGCATCGCGCGCGGCGAGGCGGTCTCGCTCTTCTCTGCGTTCGGGCCGTGGGGCGTCGCGCTCGTCGCGTGCTGGGCGATCGTCGCCGTCCTCGCTCTGTCTTCCGCCCCGCTTCGGATGCGCGGCATCGTCGGCTCGCTCGCCGCCGGCGCAGCGCCCGTCCTCGCGCTGTGGCAGGCCGGCTCGGTCGCCGCACGCTACACGCTTCAAGCAGGCGACCTCGCCAGAGTCTCGCTCGGAGCCGGCTTCTGGCTCACCGTCGCCGCGTCTTACATCGCGATCTTCGCGGCGACCGCATGGCTTAAGCGCAGCGTCGTTCGGGGGCTCGTCGCTTACGGGCCGTTCGCTGCCGTCGCCGCGCTGCTTGCCAGCGGCGCGCTTTCCTCTCTCGGCATCGTCAGAGAGTACGCCAACAACGCCGAGGCGTTCGCGAAGCAGATGAACCTGCACGTCGCCTACGTCGGCGTCTCTGTCCTCGCGGGCCTCGTGCTCGGCCTTGCGCTGGGGCTTCTCGCCGCCCGGAAGCCGGCGACCGAGCCCGTCGTGTTCGGCGCCCTCAACGTTCTGCAGGTCCTCCCCACCCTCGCGTTCATCGGGCTGCTGTACCCCGTGCTCACCGACCTCTCGCGCAGGGTCGACCTGTTTGCAGCAGTCGGCGTGCACGGCGTCGGATGGGCGCCAGTCGTCATCGTCTTGTCGGCCTACGCCGTCTATCCGATCGCACGCAACACCCACGCCGCATTCGTCAGCCTGGAGCCTGCCGTCATCGACGCAGCGAGGGGCATCGGCATGGGCCCGGCGAGCGTGCTCGCTGAAGTCGAGCTGCCGCTTGCTGCGCCTGTCATCCTGGCCGGACTCCGGGTCGCGCTCGTCCAGAGCACGGCTGGCGCCATCATCGCGGGTCTGGTCGGCGGCGGCGGGCTCGGGACGTTCGTGTTCCTCGGCGCGAGCGAGACAGCAAGCGATCTCATCCTTCTCGGCGTCCTGCCGATCGTCGCGCTCGGACTCGCGTTCGATCGCGGGCTGACGGCCGTGGAGACCGCGCTCACACTGTGGAGGGAGCCTGCGTGATCGAGATCGTCGGCCTCACGAAGACCTACGGGCAGCATACGGCAGTGAACGGGCTCGACCTGCGCATCGAGACTGGCGAGCTCACAGTGCTGCTCGGCCCGTCCGGCGCGGGGAAGACCACCGTGCTGCGCTGCATCAACCGCCTGATCGAGCCGACGGCAGGGGCCGTGCTCATCGACGGCCTCGATGCCTCGACGCTCGACCCGGTCGAGCTGCGCCGCTCCATGGGCTACGTCATCCAGAACGTCGGGCTGTTCCCGAACATGACCATCCGCCAGAACGTCGCCGCCGTGCCACGCCTGCTCGGTTGGGACCGGGCCCGCATCGAGCGGCGTGTCGAGGAGATGCTTGACGCAGTCGGCCTCGACCCCTCGCGCTACGGCGACAAGTACCCGCGACAGCTCTCCGGCGGCGAGGCCCAGCGCGTCGGCGTGGCTCGCGCGCTTGCCGCCGATCCGCCCGTGCTGCTCATGGACGAGCCGTTCGGCGCCGTCGACCCGCTCACGCGGGAGCGCCTGCAGACGCTCATGCGCGACCTCCAGCGCCAGCTGAAGAAGACGGTCGTGTTCGTCACGCACGACATCGACGAGGCGGTGCTCCTCGCCGACCGCATCGCGCTCATGAAAGACGGCCGGCTGGAGCAGCACGACACGCCGGAGGCGATGTGGCGCCGGCCGGCGAACGAGTTCGTGAGCAGGTTCTTCGGCGAGAACCTCGGGCTTCGCGTCATCATCCGACACTGCCTGGCTGACGTCTCCCTCAAACCGGTCGGCGGCGACGCCGCGGACCTGCCGCGCATCGATGCGGGGGTGTCGCTGAAAGAGGCGCTCGCCGAGCTCGTCGGCAGGCGTGTCCGGGCGCTCGTGGTGGTGCGCAACGGCGAACCGATCGGCGTCTTCGACTTCGACGTGCTCGTCGAGTCGCTCGTGGAGGAGCGTGCGTGTGATGCCGTCTGAGCAGACCCGCCAGCGCGTTGTGCGCTGGGCAGGCATCGCAGTCCTCGGAGCAGCCACCGCGTGGATGACGCTCGACGCGCGCGGATTCGAGCGTTTGCTCAAGGCGTTGGCGCCGCACGAGTCCTCCTGGCTCTACCCCACCAAGCCGCTCGTGACGCTCATGGCCGAACAGGTGTGGCTTGCGACCGCCGCGAGCCTGCTCGCGTTCGTGGCAGGCGGCCTGCTTGGCGCGCTCGCGCTCACGCGGTTCGGCATCGCCTTCAGGGACCTCGTGCTGAGCGCCGCCAGCCTCGCGCAGACGGTGCCGACGGTCGCGCTCATGGCGCTGTTGGTGCCGCTCACGGGGTACGGCCCCGAGCCCGTCATCGTGGCGCTCACGCTCTACAGCGTCCTGCCGATCGCCCTCAACGTCATCGCCGGAATCGAGAGCGTGCCGCCGGAGGTACGCGATGCCGCGACAGGCATCGGCATGGGCCGTCTGCAGCGCCTGGTGCGCGTTGAGCTTCCGCTCGCGATGCCCGTCATCATGGGCGGCGTGAAGAACGTGGTCGTCATCAACGTGAGCGCCGCCACGCTCGGCGCGGTCGTGGCGGCAGGCGGCCTGGGCATGCCCATCCTCGCAGGCTTCCACGACTACAACGACGCGTACATCCTCGAAGGCGCGCTGCCCGCGATCGCCCTCGCCTTGCTGCTCGACCGAGCGCTCACCGTCCGTCCCCGGTGGGACGTGCGCTGACACCTAGCGCCCGGCACGCCGCCGTCCTACACTGTGCAGCGTTTGCCGCTTCGAGAGACGAAGGTGGTCCACGTGCCCTTCTTTTTTTCCGACCCCGCCCTTGAGCCCATCGCCGAGAAGGTGCTCGCCGGCGAACGCCTGTCACGCGAGGACGGCCTCGCGCTGTACGCGAGCCGCGACCTGCTCGGCATCGGACAGCTCGCCGACACGGTGCGCCGACGCATCAACGGCGATACGGTCCACTTCATGGTGAACCGCCACATCAATCCCACGAACATCTGCCTGAACCGCTGCAAATTCTGCGCGTTCTCGCGGAACAAGGACCAAGACGGCGCGTACGAGATGACGCTCGAAGAGATCGTCCGCACCGCTGAAGAAGCGGTCCCTGACGGTGCGCACGAGATCCACATCGTCGGCGGCCTGCATCCTGACTGGCCGTTCGAGTTCTACGTCGAGATGGTGCGCCGCTTGCGCGAGGCCCTCCCGCCGCACGTCATCATCCAGGCGTTCACGGCCGTAGAGATCGAGCACTACGCGAAGATCAGCGGGCTGTCGACGCTCGAGGTCCTGCGGACGCTCAGGGACGCCGGCCTGCAGGCCCTGCCCGGCGGCGGGGCGGAGATCTTCTCCGAGCGCGCACGCCGCCTCGCGTGGGACAAGAAGACCTCGGCTGACGACTGGCTGCGCATCCACGGCGAGGCGCACTCGCTCGGCATCAAGACGAACTGCACGATGCTGTACGGGCACATCGAGACCCTCGAGGAGCGCGTCGACCACCTCGTGCGCCTTCGCGAGCAGCAAGACGCTTCCGGCGGGTTCCTCGCGTTCATCCCGCTCGCCTTCCATCCGCTCAACACCGAGCTTTCGGACCTGCCGCCGACCACCGGCTACGACGACCTGAAGACGCTCGCGATCTCGCGTCTCATGCTCGACAACGTCCCGCACATCAAGGCGTTCTGGATCATGCTCGGGCTCAAGGTCGCGCAGCTGTCTGTCGCCTTCGGCGTGGACGACCTCGACGGCACGGTCGTGCAGGAACGCATCACGCACATGGCAGGCGCCGCCACGCCAGAGGCGCTCTCGAAAGACGAGCTCCTCGCGCTCATCCGGGAGACCGGCCACACGCCTGTGGAGCGTGACACGCTCTACAACGTGGTGCGCGTCTACGAGGAGGCGTGATGCGCCCGCGCCTCGGCCACATCCAGTTCCTGAACTGCCTGCCGCTGTACTACGGGCTCGTGAAAAGCGGCGATCATCTGCTCGAGGTCGACCTCGTGAAGGCGGCGCCACGGGAGCTCGCCGAGCGCATCGTCGCAGGCGACCTCGACGTCGCTCCCATCCCGTCCATCGAGTACGCGCGCCACGCGGACGAGTTCGTCCTCCTGCCAGACATCGCGATCTCCTCCGATGGCGAGGTGCAGTCGATCCTGCTTGCCTCCACCGTGCCGGCGGAAGAGCTCGATGGGCGCACGGTCGCCCTCACGGACACCTCGCGCACCTCACAGGTGCTCGCGCGCGTCCTGCTCGCGAAGCGCTGGGGCGCCAGTCCCGCGTACGTCGAGATGCCGCCGGACCTCCCCGCCATGCTGCGCGAGGCAGAGGCCGCGCTGCTCATCGGCGACGAGGCGCTCCGCACCTATTGGGAGCGGCCGGAGGGCGTGCGGCTCTACGACCTCGGCACCGAGTGGACCGCCTGGACCGGGCTGCCGATGGTGTACGCCGTGTGGGCGGTCAGGCGCTCGTTCGCCGAGGAGCGGCCGGACGCGGTGCGTGCCGTCATCGACGCGCTGTCGGGATCGCTGGCGTACTGCCGCGCGCACCTCGACGACATCAGCGAGTACGCGGCCCGGTGGGAGCACTTCGGAGCCGACCGGTTCCGCTCCTACTTCGACGCGCTGCAGTTCCGCTTCGAACCGCGCTTCCGCGAAGGGCTCGCGCGGTACTTCCAAGAGGCCGTCGGCATCGGCGCGCTCGATGCCGTCCCCGCGATCGAGGTGCTCGGCGAGTGAGCGAGCTTGCCGCCATCGCGTTCGAGGCCGCTCACGGCGCGCGCCGCCTGACGCCCGAGGAGGCGCTCGCGCTGCTCGAGCGCGCCGACACGCTCGAGCTCGGCGCGGCCGCCTCTGCGATGCGGAGACGGCTGCATCCTGCTCCCGAGGTCACCTTCATCGTGGACCGCAACGTCAACTACACCAACATCTGCGTGAGCGGCTGCCGCTTCTGCGCCTTCTACCGCGACAAGGACGCGTCCGACGCGTACCTGCTCACGCTCGATGAGCTCTTCGCGAAGATCGAAGAGACGCTCGCGCTCGACGGCACCGCGATCCTGCTGCAAGGCGGCCTGCATCCAGACCTCGGCATCGAGTGGTACGAGGACCTTCTTGTGGCGATCAAGCAGCGCTATGCCATCCACGTGCATGGGTTCGGCCCTCCCGAGGTGGTGCACATCGCGAAGGTCTCCGGGATACCGACGCGCGAGGTCCTCGCACGGCTGCGCGACGCCGGGCTGGATTCGCTGCCCGGGGGCGGGGCCGAGATCCTCGTCGACCGCGTCCGCAGCCACGTGTCGCCGAAGAAGGCCACGAGCGAGCAGTGGCTCGCAGTGATGCGCGAAGCGCACGAGCTCGGGCTCTCGACCACAGCGACGATGATGTTCGGCGGGCTGG
The Parvivirga hydrogeniphila genome window above contains:
- a CDS encoding PadR family transcriptional regulator, producing MPNGFPLGRRCCEAADGTQRQVGRGRWALVEPLVLAGLASSSRHGYELAQVIEEMTGGTLAVDLGGLYRTLRRLEAEGLVTSEWEDTEAGPQRRRYTITADGVAVLQHWRGHLAASRDLFARAVDAIDAALPQDEQ
- the ftsH gene encoding ATP-dependent zinc metalloprotease FtsH is translated as MNRNLRTALLYLLLIAVALLFVANSFETQGRVDDLPTSAFVTALKDGRVVNAEVIVREQRVRGEYYPTAADKAKKQAHQYNTTYLGDDWFAQLIAENPPLEGYRANTSDSQWWVALLSQLIPAILIVGVMFFFLNQMQGGNSKVMSFGKARAKRMTRDMPRITFKDVAGVDEAVEELQEIKEYLSNPGKFQALGAKIPKGVLLVGPPGTGKTLLARAVAGEAGVPFFSISGSDFVEMFVGVGASRVRDLFEQAKAAAPCIVFIDELDAVGRMRGAGLGGGHDEREQTLNQLLVEMDGFDIKDNVIIMAATNRPDVLDAALLRPGRFDRQIVVDRPDLKGRVEILKIHTRGKPMADDIDLEVLARRTPGFTGADLANMVNEAALLAARHGKKRIEMEELEEAIERVIAGPEKKSRLISEKEKRIIAYHETGHALVGHVLPNTDPIHKISIISRGRALGYTLALPTEDKFLSTKGEMLDELAMLLGGRVAEEIAIGDVTTGASNDLERATKLARQMVTRYGMSDRLGPMTLGEDQHEVFLGRDFSATPNYSQEIAYEIDKEVRRLIDEAFDRARTILTERRAQLDQIASVLIERETVDKDELKALLDGTWEEYLKQEAERQAKAESEDRKRRRREREREEKPEQPEDARPIVEMPPTVPPVSPA
- the hpt gene encoding hypoxanthine phosphoribosyltransferase produces the protein MHPDIDHIVLTEEQIQRRVRELGAQIAHDYEGSSLLLVAVLRGAALFVADLARAIDGPVEIDFMAVSSYGSSTKSSGVVRIIKDLDEVIAGRDVLVVEDILDTGLTLKYLLRNLASRKPKSLEVVTLLSKEGKQRVPIECKYVGFSVPDEFVVGYGLDYAEKYRNLPYIGVLKPEVYTQTS
- the tilS gene encoding tRNA lysidine(34) synthetase TilS: MADIARATALEHGMFPEGAAVVALVSGGADSVALLRLLVSGAFGDLQGRIRVLHVDHMLRGADSLADAAFVEALAAELSVPCRVVRYDVADFAEQEGLNLEDAGRRVRYRFAEQEADALTDELGAPRSRARIAVAHTLDDHVETFLMRLLTGAGASGLRGIRPVRGRVVRPLLGVRRSEVREWLAAQGAEWREDATNADTARTRAWVRAELLPVIESRFPSFAQTTERTLRILADEDDLLAEMAEAFARDFATVAPERVEFDKARMATLSRAMARRTVRAALTVAFPDAGRLEAEHVEALIEGLSCESFARDLPFGLRAETEYATLAVSRRGHAPAPIEPCLLEVPGRADLGAAGVLVARHAEPGEMPATRDAAVVDADRIEVPLVVDAPRPGDRIRPLGMAGTKKLHDVFVDAKVPRRLRPVTPVVRCGDEVVWVAGLVTSDRFKVTAATQRAVVLEWERP
- a CDS encoding C-GCAxxG-C-C family protein — encoded protein: MEAPTTPIRPAPARVLGGWWDADPASRAEIAAASYYQNGLWCGESVVKAVNEALGSPMPEGVHRMASGFCEGLGGSRCICGALAGAVMASGIVLGRSGPADAWEPSYEAAAELRRRWVERERAETCHEVAERHGGMDAPARWAHCAELVGTTARWVVELLREHGRADTATPSL
- a CDS encoding glycine betaine ABC transporter substrate-binding protein — encoded protein: MRSRSLIALLAIAVVATVTVGGCATKQNSAGGGGETKQGPTVRVASLLDSEGVVLGSMVIQMLEANGIPTEDKTKFGTPDVVRKAILAGDVDATIDYTGSGQYYVGPEGDPLWNDPEKGYQTIKEKDLANGLVWLTPAPANNSEYFGVKKEFAEANGLKSMEDFARYVNGSGAVKLIGDQSWMDNPAGLKAYEAAYGFTLRDDQKIGLSNGVTAQFIQALVNGTDGVNVAEVYATDGGLAEQGIVVLADTKNVPPVYRPTPVFRKEIIEAYPEIEGILKPVFESLTTETLQELNRQVAFGGKSGKDVAREYLVSKGFLKQ
- a CDS encoding ABC transporter permease, which gives rise to MDGPDLSLHARARAVAVSGAALGIAAALGPFGLVLRVNRIARGEAVSLFSAFGPWGVALVACWAIVAVLALSSAPLRMRGIVGSLAAGAAPVLALWQAGSVAARYTLQAGDLARVSLGAGFWLTVAASYIAIFAATAWLKRSVVRGLVAYGPFAAVAALLASGALSSLGIVREYANNAEAFAKQMNLHVAYVGVSVLAGLVLGLALGLLAARKPATEPVVFGALNVLQVLPTLAFIGLLYPVLTDLSRRVDLFAAVGVHGVGWAPVVIVLSAYAVYPIARNTHAAFVSLEPAVIDAARGIGMGPASVLAEVELPLAAPVILAGLRVALVQSTAGAIIAGLVGGGGLGTFVFLGASETASDLILLGVLPIVALGLAFDRGLTAVETALTLWREPA
- a CDS encoding ABC transporter ATP-binding protein, translated to MIEIVGLTKTYGQHTAVNGLDLRIETGELTVLLGPSGAGKTTVLRCINRLIEPTAGAVLIDGLDASTLDPVELRRSMGYVIQNVGLFPNMTIRQNVAAVPRLLGWDRARIERRVEEMLDAVGLDPSRYGDKYPRQLSGGEAQRVGVARALAADPPVLLMDEPFGAVDPLTRERLQTLMRDLQRQLKKTVVFVTHDIDEAVLLADRIALMKDGRLEQHDTPEAMWRRPANEFVSRFFGENLGLRVIIRHCLADVSLKPVGGDAADLPRIDAGVSLKEALAELVGRRVRALVVVRNGEPIGVFDFDVLVESLVEERACDAV
- a CDS encoding ABC transporter permease, which encodes MPSEQTRQRVVRWAGIAVLGAATAWMTLDARGFERLLKALAPHESSWLYPTKPLVTLMAEQVWLATAASLLAFVAGGLLGALALTRFGIAFRDLVLSAASLAQTVPTVALMALLVPLTGYGPEPVIVALTLYSVLPIALNVIAGIESVPPEVRDAATGIGMGRLQRLVRVELPLAMPVIMGGVKNVVVINVSAATLGAVVAAGGLGMPILAGFHDYNDAYILEGALPAIALALLLDRALTVRPRWDVR
- the mqnE gene encoding aminofutalosine synthase MqnE, whose protein sequence is MPFFFSDPALEPIAEKVLAGERLSREDGLALYASRDLLGIGQLADTVRRRINGDTVHFMVNRHINPTNICLNRCKFCAFSRNKDQDGAYEMTLEEIVRTAEEAVPDGAHEIHIVGGLHPDWPFEFYVEMVRRLREALPPHVIIQAFTAVEIEHYAKISGLSTLEVLRTLRDAGLQALPGGGAEIFSERARRLAWDKKTSADDWLRIHGEAHSLGIKTNCTMLYGHIETLEERVDHLVRLREQQDASGGFLAFIPLAFHPLNTELSDLPPTTGYDDLKTLAISRLMLDNVPHIKAFWIMLGLKVAQLSVAFGVDDLDGTVVQERITHMAGAATPEALSKDELLALIRETGHTPVERDTLYNVVRVYEEA